The Larus michahellis unplaced genomic scaffold, bLarMic1.1 SCAFFOLD_463, whole genome shotgun sequence genome includes a window with the following:
- the LOC141736896 gene encoding aurora kinase C-like, which yields MSQKENVNPGLAKCGALTPLAPQRVPRKDPPTSDAPNRKGGTLPGAGRVPLEPPSTLPPPAPPVRTFSLEDFEVGRPLGKGKFGNVYLARERGSGLLVALKVLFKSQVEKEGVEHQLRREIEIQAHLRHPNILRLYNYFHDRRRVFLILEFAPRGELYKELQRCQRLDAPRTATLMEELADALLYCHGRKVIHRDIKPENLLLGLKGELKIADFGWSVHAPSLRRRTLCGTLDYLPPEMVAGGGHDEKVDLWCLGVLCYELLVGSPPFESPSHAQTYKRIAQVDLRFPPSVPEGARDLISRLLRLSPGQRLPLRGVLQHPWVRANSRRALPPSAR from the exons atgtcGCAGAAGGAGAACGTGAATCCCGGCCTGGCCAAg TGTGGGGCGCTGACCCCCCTGGCCCCACAGCGGGTGCCCCGGAAGGACCCCCCCACCTCGGACGCCCCCAACCGGAAGGGGGGGACCCTGCCAG gcgccGGGCGGGtgcccctggagccccccagcaccctgccccccccggccccccccgt CCGCACCTTCTCCCTGGAGGACTTCGAGGTGGGGCGGCCCCTGGGCAAGGGCAAGTTCGGGAACGTGTACCTGGCCCGGGAGCGGGGCtcggggctgctggtggccctgAAGGTGCTGTTCAAGTCCcaggtggagaaggagggggtggAGCACCAGCTGCGCAGGGAGATCGAGATCCAGGCGCACCTGCG GCACCCCAACATCCTGCGTCTCTACAACTACTTCCACGACCGGCGCCGCGTCTTCCTCATCCTGGAGTTCGCCCCCCGGGGGGAGCTCTACAAGGAGCTGCAGCGCTGCCAGCGCCTGGACGCCCCCCGCACCGCCACG CTGATGGAGGAGCTGGCGGACGCGCTGCTCTACTGCCACGGCCGGAAGGTGATTCACCGCGACATCAAACCCGAGaacctgctgctggggctcaagGGGGAGCTGAAAATCGCCGACTTCGGGTGGTCCGTCCACGCCCCCTCCCTCCG GCGGCGCACGCTGTGCGGGACACTGGACTACCTGCCCCCCGAGATGGTGGCCGGGGGGGGCCACGACGAGAAGGTGGATCTGTGGTGCCTGGGGGTGCTCTGCTAcgagctgctggtggggagccccccCTTCGAGAGCCCCTCCCACGCCCAGACCTACAAGCGCATCGCCCAG GTGGACCTGCGCTTCCCCCCCTCGGTGCCGGAGGGCGCCCGCGATCTCATCTCGCGGCTGCTGCGGCTCAGCCCCGGGCAGCGCCTGCCCCTGCGGGGGGTCCTGCAGCACCCCTGGGTCCGGGCCAACTCCCGCCGCGCCCTGCCCCCCAGCGCCCGCTga